The following nucleotide sequence is from Candidatus Chlamydia corallus.
CATCGGAGTGCAATCCTCAAGGTCCACAAGTTAAAGGTTGTACATCACCTGATGGCCGATGCAAGCAGTAAGGAGAGTTGTCTTAACTGTTTACTTAAATTGATCAGGTAGTTAGGAGATAAACTAATTCCTGACTACCTTAATGTAGTTACCTGACTACCTTAATTTAGATAATAAACCCAAATGTTGAGGGTAAGAGTTTACAAAACGTTCTACCCGATGGCAGAAGAAAAAAATAAACATGCGATAGGAGATCCCTATGTCCAAACTCATCAGACGAGTAGTTACGGTCCTTGCGCTAACGAGTATGGCGAGTTGCTTTGCCAGCGGGGGTATAGAGGCCGCTGTAGCAGAGTCTCTGATTACTAAGATCGTCGCTAGTGCAGAAAGACAGCCAGCACCTGTTCCTGTGACAGCGAAGAAGGTTAGACTTGTCCGTAAAAATAAACAACCAGTTGAACAAAAAAGCCGTGGAGCTTTTTGTGATAAAGAATTTTATCCCTGTGAAGAGGGACGATGTCAACCTTTAGAGGCTCAGCAAGAGTCTTGCTACGGAAGACTGTATTCTGTAAAAGTAAACGATGACTGCAACGTAGAAATTTGCCAGTCCGTTCCAGAATATGCTACTGTAGGATCTCCTTACCCCATAGAAATCCTTGCTATCGGCAAAAAAGATTGTGTTGATGTTGTGATTACACAACAGCTACCTTGCGAAGCTGAATTCGTAAGTAGTGATCCAGAAACGACTCCCACAAGTGATGGGAAATTAATCTGGAAAATCGATCGTCTAGGCCAAGGAGATAAATGCAAAATTGCTGTTTGGGTAAAACCTCTTAAAGAAGGTTGCTGCTTCACAGCTGCTACTGTATGTGCTTGCCCAGAGCTCCGTTCTTATACTAAATGCGGTCAACCAGCCGTTTGTATTAAGCAAGAAGGACCAGAGTGTGCTTGCTTAAGATGCCCTGTATGCTACAAAATTGAAGTAGTTAACACAGGATCTGCTACTGCCCGTAACGTAACCGTAGATAATCCTGTTCCTGATGGCTATTCTCATGCATCTGGTCAAAGAGTTCTTTCCTTTAATTTAGGAGATATGAGACCTGGAGATAAAAAGGTATTTACAGTTGAATTTTGCCCTCAAAGAAGAGGACAAGTGACTAACGTGGCTACTGTAAC
It contains:
- the omcB gene encoding outer membrane complex protein OmcB, yielding MSKLIRRVVTVLALTSMASCFASGGIEAAVAESLITKIVASAERQPAPVPVTAKKVRLVRKNKQPVEQKSRGAFCDKEFYPCEEGRCQPLEAQQESCYGRLYSVKVNDDCNVEICQSVPEYATVGSPYPIEILAIGKKDCVDVVITQQLPCEAEFVSSDPETTPTSDGKLIWKIDRLGQGDKCKIAVWVKPLKEGCCFTAATVCACPELRSYTKCGQPAVCIKQEGPECACLRCPVCYKIEVVNTGSATARNVTVDNPVPDGYSHASGQRVLSFNLGDMRPGDKKVFTVEFCPQRRGQVTNVATVTYCGGHKCSANVTTIVNEPCVQVNISGADWSYVCKPVEYSISVSNPGDLVLHDVVIQDNLPSGVTLIEAPGGEICCNKVVWRIKEMCPGETLQFKLLVKAQVPGRFTNQVAVTSESNCGTCTCCADATTHWKGLAATHMCVLDTNDPICVGENTVYRICVTNRGSAEDTNVSLILKFSKELQPVASSGPTKGTISGNTVVFDALPKLGSKESVEFSVTLKGIAPGDARGEAILSSDTLTSPVSDTENTHVY